In Miscanthus floridulus cultivar M001 chromosome 5, ASM1932011v1, whole genome shotgun sequence, one genomic interval encodes:
- the LOC136454544 gene encoding zinc finger BED domain-containing protein RICESLEEPER 2-like, with translation MKRLKPYTEDFRTAISFLNSSNQRIALFKNYYTAQGLRPRKFGLDMDVRWNSTYLMLKHLLPYKEVFHVFITSNYGSTLLTTQHWYVAEQIMIFLELFYNSTVILSGVYYPTAPLVLHHMLDMAEHLQNAERDANFRMIATPMKLKFLKYWEKIPLIYSYAFILDPRAKIKGFFNVLELLGKATGCIYSVYYGDVKDELYRLFAKYEQKFGAVRSQRVSVPSAHTCKTKQAWGRIFGGPGESPVGSPSSSSTPSAVSELKAYLDSDPVTCYEESFDILLWWRDHKLTYRILSIMARDIMSVPVSTVSSESCFSCTSRILEDRRRRLLPEHVEMLTCIKDWEQGARREQHTPEDLDLEEAFKNLFLDEQGEGSGSGGTAGGGLGG, from the coding sequence AtgaagaggttgaaaccttatactgaagattttagaactgcaataagttttttaaattcctctaatcaaagaattgcattgtttAAGAACTACTACACTGCTCAGGgtcttagacctagaaagtttggcttggatatggatgttagatggaattctacttaTTTGATGCTCAAACACTTGCTGCCATACAAGGAAGTCTTTCATGTGTTCATTACCTCTAATTATGGTTCTACTTTGTTGACTACACAGCATTGGTATGTTGCTGAACAAATAATGATATTCCTGGAACTCTTCTATAATTCCACTGTTATcctgtctggtgtttattatcccaCAGCTCCACTTGTTTTGCACCATATGCTTGACATGGCTGAGCATTTGCAAAATGCTGAAAGAGATGCTAATTTTAGAATGATTGCtactcctatgaagcttaaattccttaaatattgggagaaaattccactaatttattcatatgcattcattcttgatcctagagctaagataaAAGGGTTCTTTAATGTGCTTGAATTGCTTGGTAAGGCAACTGGATGCATTTATAGTGTATACTATGGTGATGTGAAAGATGAATTGTATAGATTGTTTGCCAAGTATGAACAGAAATTTGGTGCAGTTAGGTCTCAGAGGGTTTCAGTGCCTTCAGCTCATACTTGTAAGACAAAACAGGCATGGGGAAGGATCTTTGGAGGTCCTGGTGAATCCCCTGTCGGTTCcccctcatcttcatctactccATCTGCTGTCAGTGAGCTCAAAGCTTACTTGGACAGTGACCCTGTCACATGTTATGAGGAATCCTTTGACATACtcctctggtggcgtgaccacaagctaacaTATCGAATCCTATCTATTATGGCTCGAGATATCATGTCTGTCCCTGTATCTACTGTCTCTtccgagtcttgtttcagctgtACATCTAGGATACTCGAAGACCGGCGGCGGCGCTTGTTGCCTGAGCATGTGGAGATGCTCACCTGCATCAAGGACTGGGAGCAAGGTGCAAGAAGGGAACAACATACACCTGAGGACCTAGACCTGGAGGAGGCATTCAAAAACCTCTTCCTCGATGAACAAGGCGAAGGCAGTGGCAGCGGCGGTACTGCTGGTGGTGGTCTTGgtggatag